A segment of the Dehalococcoidia bacterium genome:
GCCCGTGGTCTTCAGCCATGGCTGGCCGCTGAGTGCGGACGCCTGGGAAGACCAGATGGTGTTTCTGGGTGCCCGCGGATACCGCTGCATCGGCCATGACCGCCGC
Coding sequences within it:
- a CDS encoding alpha/beta hydrolase, which produces MSTITAKDGTQIYYKDWGSGQPVVFSHGWPLSADAWEDQMVFLGARGYRCIGHDRR